A genome region from Carya illinoinensis cultivar Pawnee chromosome 2, C.illinoinensisPawnee_v1, whole genome shotgun sequence includes the following:
- the LOC122300383 gene encoding GATA transcription factor 15-like: MEDLSDKGSESEVVNTKSPNGWVSSEESHIKTCADCGTSKTPLWRGGPAGPKSLCNACGIRSRKKRRAALGLNKEDKKPKKISFCRSNKIGDNMKQRLMMALGREVLMQRKKLGEEEQAAVLLMALSSDSVYA, encoded by the exons ATGGAAGATCTGAGCGATAAA GGATCGGAGTCCGAGGTCGTGAATACCAAAAGCCCAAATGGCTGGGTTTCATCCGAAGAAAGCCACATAAAAACCTGCGCCGACTGCGGGACCTCCAAGACTCCTCTATGGCGAGGCGGCCCAGCAGGTCCCAAG TCACTGTGTAATGCGTGTGGGATCAGAAGCAGGAAGAAGAGAAGGGCTGCTCTGGGTTTGAACAAAGAGGACAAAAAGCCCAAGAAAATAAGTTTTTGTCGAAGTAATAAGATAGGGGATAATATGAAGCAGAGGCTGATGATGGCTTTGGGAAGAGAGGTGTTGATGCAGAGGAAGAAGTTGGGGGAGGAGGAACAAGCGGCTGTGCTGTTGATGGCTCTATCTTCTGACTCTGTTTATGCTTAg
- the LOC122301799 gene encoding uncharacterized protein LOC122301799, whose protein sequence is MKLLAWNCRGLGNPRTVRELHLLVKEKVPQVVFISETKCNRERVEKIRNILGLTHSFVVESRGKSGGLAMLWSENTNASLFSYSRHHISLELSSEDGASKCHVTCFYGDSVVEKRRACWDLLRVLRPESNCPWLCMGDFNELLSNEEKYGAADRPFLQMERFREALDECELSDLGFIGSRFTWSNKREGRAFIKERLDRAFGNLSWCNMFDTSSVYVLPVIASDHAPLLVHCFNSQEEQQVHKRVSRYEALWSKKQDCKDIIKRTWVSLRGRNSSLKNVQHALVSSMVQLQTWAKRNRGNQRIRVKEKTDLIQQLQQQNTGELNGQIKALQEEVEAIMEDEELKWRQRAKQQWGNLATTQVEVGKTFQLYYENLFSSSNPTGCEEALQIVGEEVSAAVQEILENRRGIAELNETYIALIPKKKHPTLVSEYRPISLCNVIYKVVSKVLANKLKLFLPSIISPSQSAFVPGRLISNNIIVAYETMHSMKHRMRGKMESYMAMKLDMSKAYDRIEWSFLEAVLIKMGFSKEWTDLVMTCVSTVNYSILINGSPQHKFCPKRGLRQGDPLSPYLFILCSEVLGLLLDQAEQKGHISGFPFARGSLLVNHLFFADDSLLFCKANALEWSRLFGILKVYENASGQRLNMEKTAVYFSCNTRVEAKEVILAAAGLEEGKSYEKYLGLPAYVGKQKLNAFKPVLDSIRARMQSWSVKFLSHAEKEVLLKSVIQAIPTYCMKFLVGFERRQIKAKQGWRLLKQPKSLAAKILKAKYFYKSDFMQAKLGSNPSFLWRSFTAGREVLREGMFWCIGNGHSVRIWKDKWIPKPTSFRVQSHARVLDENSKVCSLIDQQSGEWKEGLIREIFSPEESEMICRIPISITKVDDKLTWRCTKDGSFSVKSAYHLLGAMVTYNQGQSSSAVPQKKSWSLIWRLGVPNAIKMLIWRACHDSLPTKLNLYKKRIVDSPLCPICQLEEELVMHALWSCVSAQDVWSMCSRKLQKGVVSDNVFKEHWSHMIYVLDSKEQDEFAATVHQIWKRRNSSIFENIFWEPGKVVEAATRVVSEYSEACKKAVPTQDRTTLSVPSWSVPPVNVFKANWDAAVDTV, encoded by the exons ATGAAACTCTTAGCTTGGAACTgtagagggcttgggaaccctcgtacAGTTCGAGAGCTTCACCTTTTGGTGAAAGAAAAGGTCCCACAGGTTGTGTTCATTTCTGAGACTAAATGTAACCGAGAGAGAGTAGAGAAGATTAGGAACATATTGGGGTTAACTCACAGTTTTGTAGTTGAAAGTAGGGGGAAGAGTGGGGGCCTGGCTATGTTATGGAGTGAAAATACTAATGCCTCTTTGTTCTCATATTCAAGGCACCATATTTCCTTAGAGCTATCCTCTGAGGATGGAGCCAGTAAATGTCATGTAACATGTTTCTATGGGGATTCTGTAGTGGAGAAAAGGAGAGCTTGTTGGGATTTATTGAGAGTGTTGAGACCAGAAAGTAATTGTCCTTGGCTGTGCATGGGTGACTTTAATGAGCTGCTGTCAAATGAGGAAAAGTATGGGGCAGCTGATAGACCTTTTCTCCAAATGGAAAGGTTCCGAGAGGCTTTGGATGAATGTGAGCTTAGTGACTTGGGCTTTATTGGCTCAAGGTTCACGTGGAGTAATAAAAGGGAGGGGAGGGCTTTTATCAAGGAAAGACTAGATAGGGCTTTTGGGAATTTAAGTTGGTGTAATATGTTTGATACCTCCTCTGTCTATGTGTTACCTGTCATAGCCTCTGATCATGCACCACTTTTAGTTCATTGTTTTAATTCTCAGGAGGAACAGCAAGTTCACAAAAGAGTCAGTAGATATGAAGCTCTCTGGTCAAAGAAACAGGATTGTAAGGATATTATTAAGAGGACCTGGGTCTCATTAAGGGGCAGAAACAGTAGTTTGAAGAATGTACAACATGCACTTGTAAGTTCTATGGTTCAGTTGCAAACATGGGCAAAAAGAAATAGAGGTAATCAAAGGATTAGAGTCAAAGAGAAGACAGATTTGATCCAACAACTGCAACAACAGAATACAGGTGAGCTCAATGGCCAGATTAAAGCCCTTCAAGAGGAAGTGGAAGCCATTATGGAAGATGAGGAATTGAAGTGGAGACAGAGAGCTAAACAACAGTG GGGGAATTTGGCTACTACTCAAGTTGAAGTTGGTAAAACTTTCCAGTTATATTATGAAAATTTGTTTTCCTCTTCTAATCCTACTGGATGTGAGGAAGCCTTGCAG ATTGTTGGTGAGGAAGTGTCAGCTGCAGTGCAGGAAATTCTGGAAAATAGGAGAGGGATAGCTGAGCTTAATGAGACTTATATTGCTTTGATCCCTAAGAAGAAACATCCAACTCTAGTCTCGGAATACAGACCTATAAGTTTATGTAATGTCATATACAAGGTGGTTTCAAAGGTCCTTGCCAATAAATTGAAGCTTTTTCTACCTTCCATTATTTCCCCttctcaaagtgcttttgttcctgGGAGATTGATTTCTAATAACATTATTGTAGCTTATGAAACAATGCATTCAATGAAACATAGAATGAGAGGTAAGATGGAAAGTTATATGGCTATGAAgttggacatgagtaaggcatatgacAGAATTGAATGGTCTTTCTTGGAAGCTGTCTTGATCAAGATGGGTTTTAGCAAGGAGTGGACTGATTTGGTTATGACATGCGTGAGCACAGTTAATTATTCCATTTTGATTAATGGCAGTCCACAACACAAGTTTTGTCCAAAGagaggtttgagacaaggggacccattGTCCCCTTATCTTTTCATCTTATGCTCGGAGGTACTTGGTCTTTTGTTGGATCAGGCTGAACAAAAGGGCCACATATCAGGTTTCCCTTTTGCTAGAGGGAGTTTATTGGTTAACCAtctcttttttgcagatgatagtctgCTTTTCTGCAAGGCCAATGCTTTGGAGTGGAGTAGGCTCTTTGGCATCCTTAAAGTGTATGAAAATGCTTCTGGTCAGAGGCTTAATATGGAAAAAACAGCAGTTTATTTTAGCTGTAATACAAGAGTTGAGGCTAAGGAGGTTATTCTAGCAGCAGCAGGCCTGGAGGAAGGCAAATCATATGAGAAGTACTTGGGGTTGCCAGCTTATGTGGGGAAACAGAAGTTAAATGCCTTCAAACCTGTCTTGGACAGCATAAGGGCACGGATGCAAAGTTGGTCTGTAAAGTTCTTATCTCACGCAGAAAAGGAGGTGCTGCTTAAGTCTGTTATACAGGCTATTCCTACTTATTGCATGA AATTTTTGGTGGGGTTTGAAAGGAGACAGATCAAAG CTAAGCAAGGTTGGAGACTTCTCAAACAACCTAAGTCATTAGCAGCAAAAATTCTCAAAGCAAAGTACTTCTATAAATCAGATTTCATGCAGGCTAAACTGGGAAGTAATCCTTCTTTTCTATGGAGGAGTTTTACTGCAGGAAGGGAGGTCTTAAGGGAAGGGATGTTTTGGTGTATTGGAAATGGTCATTCAGTTAGGATATGGAAGGACAAATGGATTCCCAAGCCAACCTCTTTTAGAGTTCAATCTCATGCAAGGGTGTTGGATGAGAATTCGAAGGTGTGTAGTCTGATAGATCAGCAGAGTGGTGAGTGGAAAGAAGGATTGATTCGTGAAATTTTCAGTCCTGAGGAGTCTGAGATGATCTGCAGAATTCCAATCAGTATTACAAAAGTTGATGATAAATTGACATGGAGGTGTACTAAGGATGGTTCTTTCTCAGTAAAGAGTGCCTATCACTTGTTGGGTGCAATGGTGACTTACAATCAAGGGCAGTCTTCTTCTGCAGTTCCTCAAAAAAAGAGTTGGTCTTTGATTTGGAGGTTAGGCGTTCCTAATGCAATCAAGATGTTGATCTGGAGGGCCTGTCATGATTCATTGCCTACAAAGCTCAATTTATATAAGAAAAGGATAGTGGATTCGCCTTTATGTCCAATATGTCAATTGGAGGAGGAATTAGTCATGCATGCACTTTGGTCATGTGTTTCTGCCCAAGATGTCTGGAGCATGTGCTCCAGGAAGTTGCAAAAAGGTGTGGTGAGTGATAATGTTTTTAAGGAGCATTGGAGCCATATGATTTATGTTCTGGATAGCAAGGAGCAAGATGAATTTGCAGCCACAGTACACCAAATATGGAAGAGAAGGAACAGCTCTATTTTTGAAAACATATTCTGGGAGCCAGGGAAGGTAGTAGAGGCTGCAACTCGGGTTGTCTCTGAGTATAGTGAGGCTTGTAAAAAAGCTGTTCCAACTCAGGATCGAACAACTCTCAGTGTTCCTAGCTGGAGTGTACCTCCAGTGAATGTTTTTAAAGCCAACTGGGATGCTGCTGTTGATACAGTTTAG
- the LOC122300384 gene encoding leucine-rich repeat extensin-like protein 3: MERRTALSPMLLLLIMSVQHLALATPTAVNTLSKYQIACTMCSGCDNPCNPVPPPPPPPSPHPPPPPPPSPTSVICPPPPSPPSSGGGSYKYYSPPPPAQPTYSYYYPPPAVIGGTVYPPKTDKNFRAPPPPNPIVPYFPFYYHVPPPSSIGNSLELMGSLVYAVTAIGFSIFVCLF, translated from the coding sequence atggaaagaagaACAGCACTCTCTCCGATGTTACTCCTCCTGATCATGTCTGTGCAGCACCTGGCACTGGCAACCCCAACAGCAGTGAACACCTTGTCCAAGTACCAGATCGCATGCACAATGTGCTCCGGATGCGACAACCCTTGCAACCCAGTTCCACCACCCCCACCGCCACCCTCGCCGCATCCACCACCGCCACCGCCACCATCCCCCACCTCTGTCATCTGCCCTCCACCTCCGTCCCCACCAAGCTCCGGCGGCGGCTCCTACAAATACTACTCCCCACCCCCACCAGCTCAGCCCACCTACAGTTACTACTACCCACCACCAGCGGTTATTGGTGGCACAGTCTACCCGCCGAAAACTGACAAGAACTTCCGAGCGCCACCACCCCCTAACCCCATTGTTCCCTACTTTCCGTTCTACTACCACGTCCCTCCCCCTTCATCTATTGGCAACTCTCTCGAGTTGATGGGTTCCTTGGTTTATGCAGTCACTGCTATTGGGTTTTCCATTTTCGTTTGCTTGTTCTGa
- the LOC122301800 gene encoding uncharacterized protein LOC122301800, which produces MECELSSLCEGLKLTEDEQQEVVISNEEVLSSVNKSKHCIMFCVMSDREVNRGAIKSTLLRVWQVEGKAIIKDVGRNKFLLECKNVTDKKRIMKGRPWSFDKNLVCVQDCEGFNFIKEILFIKEPFWIQCYDLPFAGMNQITGSNIGSSVGDVLQVDTDSSGICWGQFLRIKVMVDVTKPLARGRFLTIGDKKHWISFKYERLPNFCYYCGRINHSEGRFDNLDHGKVSSTGFDQQYGAWLRASTRNSVTIPVNVSGLSSPSGSSEKIRREDSGGSHCQLANNGKASTEAEIKARDKDLHTLKDGEKISDDVFGKDDGVSSLWKVDSRRLETLGAIYAEEENGGAVSSLKEILSKLKAVETGPTAYSQRYSSGSMWRSQQ; this is translated from the coding sequence ATGGAGTGTGAGTTGTCATCCTTGTGTGAGGGTCTGAAGTTGACAGAAGACGAGCAACAGGAGGTGGTGATCAGCAATGAAGAGGTTTTGTCTTCTGTCAATAAGAGTAAGCATTGTATCATGTTCTGCGTGATGTCGGATAGAGAGGTTAACAGAGGTGCAATCAAGAGTACACTGTTACGAGTGTGGCAAGTGGAAGGTAAGGCAATTATAAAGGATGTGGGGCGAAACAAGTTCTTACTTGAGTGCAAGAATGTGACAGATAAGAAGAGGATTATGAAGGGGCGTCCGTGGTCCTTTGATAAGAATCTTGTTTGCGTGCAAGATTGCGAAGGTTTCAATTTCATAAAGGAGATATTGTTTATTAAGGAACCTTTTTGGATTCAGTGTTATGACTTGCCTTTTGCAGGCATGAATCAAATCACTGGTTCAAACATAGGATCATCTGTGGGGGATGTTCTTCAAGTGGATACAGACAGCAGTGGGATCTGCTGGGGTCAGTTTTTAAGGATTAAAGTAATGGTAGATGTAACTAAACCTCTTGCGAGAGGACGATTCCTTACGATAGGTGACAAAAAGCATTGGatttctttcaaatatgaaaggcttccaaatttttgttattattgtgGTAGGATTAATCACTCAGAAGGGCGTTTTGATAATTTGGATCATGGAAAAGTCTCTAGTACAGGCTTTGATCAGCAGTATGGTGCTTGGCTGAGGGCAAGCACAAGGAACTCAGTAACAATTCCAGTCAATGTTAGTGGTCTGTCATCTCCTAGTGGTTCATCGGAGAAGATCCGACGTGAAGATTCCGGTGGGTCTCACTGTCAGTTAGCTAATAATGGCAAGGCTTCCACCGAGGCAGAAATCAAGGCAAGAGATAAGGATCTGCATACACTTAAGGATGGTGAGAAAATTTCGGATGATGTATTTGGAAAGGATGATGGGGTATCCAGTTTATGGAAAGTGGATTCACGTAGACTTGAAACATTAGGAGCAATCTACGCAGAAGAGGAAAATGGGGGGGCTGTTTCATCCTTGAAGGAAATACTTTCCAAGTTAAAAGCTGTTGAAACTGGCCCTACAGCTTACTCCCAAAGATACAGTTCAGGATCCATGTGGAGAAGTCAGCAGTAA